One segment of Ricinus communis isolate WT05 ecotype wild-type chromosome 8, ASM1957865v1, whole genome shotgun sequence DNA contains the following:
- the LOC8281884 gene encoding uncharacterized protein LOC8281884 produces MPNLTNPPADHTRAAWRWCLATAFRTGLACTIVGCLTLYGPSFLHQQIAFPAFSYVTVILIVTDATFGDTLHGCWLALYATFQSLGPAMLSLWLIGPARFTSGTISLAVALGAFVVALPEGTHLIAKRIALGQIVIVYVIAFINGVHTQPIMHPLHVAASTAVGVLACMLALLLPYPRLACWEVKENCKLLAENASKRLKLYVKAFAAEDGALALSSISQAKLLASAGTKLLQNIKRYQGSMKWERLPFKFLRNYYMNPGEKLQELEIPLKGMEMALTGISSFPVKMAEGETKESLQLEEHVSLTLKQIKNCLPCDSLTVPESKAETIIESLQTLQTIPKATQDLSSLFFLFCMKLLHCKPLPKQTSSKQESEGSTTSSKKNSFLDSIWTNWAMNVRSKRLMPAFKCSLSLGLAILFGLLYSKENGFWSGLPVAISLAASREATFKVANVKAQGTVLGTVYGVLGCFVFERFMPIRFLSLLPWFILTSFLRRSRMYGQAGGISAAIGAVLILGRKGFGPPSEFAIARITETFIGLSCSIMVELILQPTRAASLAKVQLTKSLGSLSACIGSISLEANLLVENQRRLKLEVSELKKFIGEAEVEPNFWFLPFHSACYGKLFGSLSKMVDLLLFSAHAVGFLQQESQKYGASWKEFVNKLDGDLELFKEMVGSLIKCLEDVTLLKSLTFLDKELENRKLSYDPELGNKPNSNIFRISGPNEEDEIGSIMHSYLQHSKEVVDKLHAVEDKEQKSQMVLNLGALGFCMNNFIKEARELQKGIQELVQWENPGKDVNLLEISCKIAALYS; encoded by the exons ATGCCAAACCTAACTAATCCTCCGGCCGATCACACCCGAGCCGCCTGGCGGTGGTGTCTAGCCACCGCCTTCAGAACAGGGCTGGCATGTACAATAGTGGGTTGTCTCACGCTCTACGGACCATCATTTCTCCACCAACAAATAGCCTTCCCAGCATTTTCTTATGTGACTGTGATACTTATAGTTACTGATGCAACTTTCGGTGACACACTTCACGGTTGCTGGTTAGCACTCTATGCCACGTTTCAGAGTTTGGGTCCTGCTATGTTGAGCCTGTGGTTGATTGGTCCAGCCCGGTTCACTAGTGGCACTATATCTTTGGCAGTTGCTTTAGGTGCTTTTGTTGTTGCACTTCCTGAAGGGACTCATTTGATAGCTAAAAGAATTGCATTAGGTCAAATTGTTATCGTGTACGTGATTGCTTTTATCAATGGCGTTCATACTCAACCAATCATGCATCCTTTGCATGTTGCGGCTAGTACTGCCGTTGGAGTTTTAGCTTGTATGCTTGCCTTGTTGTTACCATATCCAAGATTGGCCTGTTGGGAG GTGAAAGAGAATTGCAAGCTGCTTGCTGAAAATGCTTCCAAGAGACTGAAGCTTTATGTGAAAGCATTTGCTGCAGAAGATGGTGCCTTGGCATTATCGTCTATCTCTCAGGCTAAATTATTGGCTAGTGCTGGAACCAAACTTCTTCAAAATATTAAACGCTATCAA GGAAGCATGAAATGGGAAAGACTTCCATTCAAATTTTTGAGGAATTATTACATGAATCCTGGAGAGAAATTGCAAGAACTGGAGATAccattgaaaggaatggaaatGGCTTTAACTGGCATCTCTTCATTTCCGGTGAAAATGGCGGAAGGAGAGACCAAAGAAAGCCTACAATTAGAGGAACATGTTAGCCTGACCctgaaacaaataaagaacTGTTTGCCTTGTGATTCTCTGACTGTTCCGGAATCAAAAGCTGAAACGATAATCGAGTCCCTCCAAACTCTTCAAACAATCCCAAAGGCCACCCAAGATTTatcctctcttttcttcttattctgcATGAAACTCCTCCATTGCAAACCATTACCAAAACAAACCTCTTCAAAACAAGAAAGTGAAGGATCAACCACTTCAAGCAAGAAAAACAGTTTCTTGGACAGTATCTGGACCAATTGGGCAATGAATGTAAGAAGCAAAAGGCTTATGCCAGCTTTCAAATGTTCTCTTTCTTTAGGCCTTGCAATCCTTTTCGGTTTGTTATACAGCAAAGAAAATGGTTTCTGGTCAGGACTTCCAGTAGCCATTAGTCTAGCTGCATCAAGAGAGGCAACATTCAAAGTAGCCAATGTTAAAGCTCAGGGGACAGTGTTAGGAACTGTATATGGAGtattgggttgttttgtcTTTGAAAGATTCATGCCAATAAGGTTCCTATCTCTTCTTCCTTGGTTCATTCTTACCAGTTTTCTAAGGCGGAGCAGAATGTACGGCCAAGCTGGTGGAATTTCTGCTGCTATTGGTGCCGTACTAATTTTGGGCAGGAAAGGTTTTGGTCCTCCAAGTGAATTTGCTATAGCAAGAATTACTGAAACTTTCATTGGGTTATCATGTTCAATTATGGTGGAACTTATACTTCAACCAACAAGAGCAGCATCACTGGCCAAAGTTCAACTTACTAAGAGCTTAGGGTCATTATCTGCTTGCATTGGCTCAATAAGCCTTGAAGCCAATTTGTTAGTAGAGAACCAAAGGAGACTAAAATTGGAAGTTAGTGAGCTAAAGAAATTCATTGGAGAAGCTGAGGTGGAGCCCAACTTCTGGTTTTTGCCTTTCCATAGTGCTTGCTATGGTAAGCTTTTTGGGTCTTTGTCAAAGATGGTGGATCTTCTACTTTTTAGTGCTCATGCTGTTGGATTCCTTCAACAAGAATCACAAAAATATGGGGCTTCTTGGAAAGAATTTGTTAATAAACTAGATGGTGACCTTGAGCTTTTCAAAGAAATGGTTGGTTCCCTAATTAAATGTTTAGAGGATGTCACTTTACTCAAGTCCCTAACATTTCTTGACAAGGAACTTGAAAATAGAAAACTCTCTTATGATCCTGAGTTAGGAAACAAACCAAACTCGAACATTTTTAGGATTTCGGGTCCAAATGAAGAGGATGAGATAGGGAGCATCATGCATTCTTATCTTCAACATTCAAAAGAAGTTGTAGATAAGTTGCATGCAGTTGAAGACAAGGAGCAGAAAAGCCAAATGGTCTTAAATTTAGGTGCTCTTGGCTTTTGTATGAACAATTTCATAAAAGAGGCAAGAGAGCTTCAGAAGGGAATTCAGGAACTTGTTCAATGGGAAAATCCAGGAAAAGATGTAAATTTGTTGGAAATCTCATGTAAGATTGCCGCCTTGTACAGTTGA
- the LOC8281882 gene encoding SEC14-like protein 5 isoform X2 yields the protein MSMGDPLCNSGSSGNSEVKTLAVRNKVYKRNLGASDPKSFPLNVYKHIASLSHSRNTGAAIGHIAIFLLKVAALETVRRVSRSKCPPLWRGLQAMQFLCYPPFKWIQKWAPLKGLVKGVQMFSRPLLFLSVATVFSEELECDTETSNNVSGSQAHSDSETDSDSNNVHSSPDSRTSDVILQDVPSENWLMQLHKELVNQGITLPERINEDELHRFFTAANGDFSCFLSSIKKTIRWRENYRILSEEELEMWSNMVFWHGYDIENRPCLVVRLGLACLNLPSHERPRFAQAVISQVEHGVLHLVDKDNPQITVLVDCDGISPLRLPMQMLRSCSSLLQNNFPNRLGHLLVIRLPPVVRVIAQTFFQVLKPVTQKKLRIEGNMYRRVICEYLQTIPSYLGGSCTCKICSSISSIHVTRQRHTVNEIRRAESTEYLTDAEDIPSARLTFEDDVSMNENWDQLLRTAVIGVLMVWAFIALIAVLHDPESRPF from the exons ATGTCAATGGGAGACCCACTTTGCAATTCTGGTTCAAGTGGAAATTCTGAAGTCAAAACTCTTGCTGTTAGAAACAAGGTTTATAAGAGAAACCTAGGTGCTTCTGATCCAAAATCATTTCCACTGAACGTGTATAAGCATATTGCTTCTCTAAGCCATAGCAGAAACACTGGTGCTGCAATTGGTCATATAGCAATCTTTTTACTCAAAGTTGCTGCTTTAGAGACTGTTAGAAGGGTTTCAAGGTCCAAGTGTCCCCCTTTATGGCGCGGTCTTCAGGCTATGCAATTTCTTTGCTATCCACCTTTTAAGTGGATTCAGAAATGGGCTCCCTTGAAGGGTTTGGTTAAAGGCGTGCAG ATGTTCTCGAGGCCTTTATTATTCCTCTCAGTTGCGACAGTCTTCTCTGAAGAATTAGAATGTGATACTGAAACCTCAAACAATGTCAGTGGTTCTCAGGCGCATTCAGATTCAGAAACAGATTCTGACTCAAACAATGTACATTCTTCTCCTGATTCAAG GACTAGTGATGTGATTCTTCAAGATGTTCCATCTGAAAATTGGTTGATGCAACTCCATAAAGAGCTAGTGAATCAAGGCATTACATTACCAGAAAG AATTAATGAGGACGAGCTCCATAGATTCTTTACTGCTGCAAATGGGGACTTCTCATGCTTTCTATCATCAATTAAGAAGACAATCCGTTGGAGGGAGAATTACAGAATTCTTTCTGAAGAAGAGCTTGAGATGTGGTCAAATATGGTCTTCTGGCATGGATATGATATAGAGAATAGACCTTGCCTTGTTGTGCGCCTTGGACTAGCTTGCCTGAACTTGCCATCTCATGAGAGACCTCGTTTTGCTCAAGCAGTCA TCTCTCAGGTAGAGCATGGAGTCCTCCATTTGGTTGACAAGGATAATCCTCAGATTACAGTTCTTGTGGATTGTGATGGAATATCACCATTGAGACTCCCCATGCAGATGCTGAGATCTTGTTCTTCACTTCTGCAAAATAATTTTCCCAACAGACTGGGCCATTTGCTTGTTATACGACTTCCTCCAGTGGTTCGAGTTATTGCTCAAACTTTTTTTCAA GTTCTGAAACCCGTAACTCAAAAGAAGTTGAGAATTGAAGGAAACATGTATCGAAGGGTTATCTGCGAATATCTTCAGACAATCCCATCATATCTTGGTGGCAGCTGCACTTGCAAGATATGCTCAAGCATTAGCAGCATTCATGTCACGCGACAGAGACATACTGTAAATGAAATCCGTCGAGCAGAGTCGACAGAATATTTAACTGATGCCGAGGATATACCCTCAGCTCGCCTGACTTTTGAGGATGATGTTTCCATGAATGAGAACTGGGACCAGTTGTTGAGAACTGCTGTAATTGGCGTGCTCATGGTGTGGGCTTTTATAGCACTGATCGCTGTATTACATGATCCTGAGAGCCGTCCTTTCTAG
- the LOC8281880 gene encoding leucine--tRNA ligase, cytoplasmic has translation MASEGGKSFARRDRLLEIEQKARAWWEEKDVFRSEPGKGPPAPDEKFFGNFPFPYMNGFLHLGHAFSLSKLEFAAAYHRLRGANVLFPFAFHCTGMPIKASADKLRREIQQFGYPPIFAKEEDQVETQTVQLDNNADASVPLDKFKGKKSKAASKSGGQMYQWEIMRSFGLSDAEISKFQDPYEWLRFFPPLAMEDLKAFGLGCDWRRSFVTTDINPYFDSFVQWQMRKLKSMGKIVKDVRYTIFSPLDGQPCADHDRASGEGVQPQEYTIIKMEVLPPFSAKLGPLEGKNVFLAAATLRPETMYGQTNAWVLPDGKYGAFEINETDVFILTERAALNLAYQNFSRIPQKPSCLIELTGYDLIGLRLKSPLSFNEVIYALPMLTILTDKGTGIVTSVPSDAPDDYMSLHDLKAKAALRAKYGVKDEWVMPFEIVPIINIPEFGDKAAEKVCMDLKIKSQNEKEKLAEAKRLTYLRGFTEGTMLVGELAGRKVQEAKPLIRAKLIETGEAILYSEPEKRVVSRSGDECVVALTDQWYITYGEEEWRKLAEECLSNMNLYSDETRHGFEHTLSWLNQWACSRSFGLGSRIPWDKDFLVESLSDSTIYMAYYTVAHLLHDDDMYGTNKPHPVQPAQMTDEVWDFIIRAGPFPKSSNIPSPVLEKMKQEFEYWYPFDLRVSGKDLIQNHLTFCIYNHTAIMAKHHWPRGFRCNGHIMLNSEKMSKSTGNFRTLRQAIEEFSADATRFSLADAGDGVDDANFVFETANAAILRLTKELSWMEEVLAAESSLRLGPPSTYADRVFENEMNIAVKMTEQSYRDYMFREALKAGFYDLQTARDEYRFSCGIGGMNRDLLWRFMDVQTRLITPICPHYAEYVWRELLRKDGFVVNAGWPVAGSPDLTLKAANKYLQDSIVNMRKLLQKQLSGSKKGNKKGAPVATLTEDKITGLIYVNEQFDGWRAECLTILQSKFDSNNRTFTPDAEIIEALKNSSVGQTTDFKQTQKLCMPFLRLKKDEAIAIGAQALDLKLPFGEIEVLQENVDLIQRQLGLFEVEILSATNSDAVARAGSQVSVLKQNFPSPGKPSAIYLTR, from the exons ATGGCAAGTGAGGGTGGAAAGAGCTTTGCAAGGAGGGACCGTCTTTTAGAGATTGAGCAGAAGGCTCGAGCCTGGTGGGAGGAGAAAGATGTTTTCAGGTCTGAACCTGGTAAAGGGCCTCCTGCACCAGATGAGAAGTTCTTTGGCAACTTCCCATTTCCTTACATGAATGGGTTTTTGCATCTTGGACACGCCTTCTCATTGTCCAAGCTCGAGTTCGCTGCGGCCTATCATAGATTAAGGGGTGCTAACGTGCTCTTTCCATTTGCTTTCCATTGTACTGGTATGCCCATTAAGGCTTCTGCAGATAAGCTTCGTCGGGAAATTCAGCAGTTTGGTTATCCGCCTATCTTTGCCAAAGAAGAGGATCAAGTTGAAACACAAACCGTGCAGCTTGACAATAATGCCGATGCAAGTGTTCCATTGGATAAGTTCAAGGGCAAAAAGTCTAAGGCTGCATCAAAATCAGGAGGACAAATGTACCAGTGGGAAATTATGCGCAGTTTTGGGCTCTCTGATGCTGAGATATCAAAGTTCCAGGATCCATACGAATGGTTGAGATTTTTTCCTCCATTAGCCATGGAAGATCTTAAGGCTTTTGGCTTGGGTTGTGACTGGAGGCGATCATTTGTCACTACAGATATAAACCCCTACTTTGATTCTTTTGTGCAATGGCAGATGAGGAAATTAAAATCCATGGGTAAGATTGTTAAAGATGTGCGCTACACAATTTTCTCTCCCTTAGATGGTCAGCCATGTGCAGATCATGACAGGGCAAGTGGTGAAGGAGTGCAGCCCCAAGAATACACTATTATCAAGATGGAGGTGTTGCCACCTTTTTCTGCCAAATTGGGGCCTTTAGAAGGGAAAAATGTGTTTCTGGCTGCTGCGACATTGAGACCTGAGACTATGTATGGACAAACAAATGCATGGGTGTTGCCTGATGGTAAATATGGAGCTTTTGAAATTAATGAAACAGATGTATTCATCCTCACAGAGAGAGCAGCTCTCAACCTTGCTTACCAGAACTTCTCAAGGATTCCTCAAAAACCTAGTTGCTTGATTGAGCTAACTGGTTATGATTTGATTGGTTTACGCTTGAAGTCTCCACTTTCCTTCAACGAGGTCATATATGCTCTTCCCATGTTAACTATCCTGACAGACAAAGGCACTGGGATTGTGACTAGTGTACCTAGTGATGCCCCTGATGATTATATGTCATTGCATGATTTGAAAGCAAAAGCAGCTCTAAGGGCAAAGTATGGTGTAAAAGATGAATGGGTAATGCCCTTTGAGATTGTACCGATTATCAATATTCCAGAATTTGGAGATAAGGCTGCTGAAAAAGTTTGCATGGACCTGAAAATTAAGAGCCAAAATGAGAAAGAGAAACTTGCAGAAGCCAAAAGGTTGACCTACTTGAGAGGATTCACAGAAGGAACAATGCTGGTCGGAGAATTAGCAGGGAGAAAGGTCCAGGAAGCAAAGCCATTAATTAGGGCTAAACTTATAGAGACAGGTGAGGCAATTTTGTATAGTGAGCCTGAGAAGCGGGTTGTGTCAAGGTCTGGTGATGAATGTGTTGTGGCCCTTACTGATCAATGGTACATTACATATGGAGAAGAAGAATGGAGAAAACTTGCTGAGGAATGCTTATCCAATATGAATCTCTACTCTGATGAGACACGACATGGCTTTGAGCATACCTTGAGCTGGTTAAATCAGTGGGCTTGTTCACGATCTTTTGGGCTTGGGAGTCGCATTCCCTGGGATAAAGATTTCCTTGTTGAATCCTTGTCTGACTCCACCATTTACATGGCTTATTACACTGTTGCCCACCTGCTTCATGACGATGACATGTATGGAACAAACAAGCCTCATCCTGTTCAGCCTGCACAAATGACTGATGAAGTCTGGGATTTTATTATCCGCGCTGGTCCATTCCCCAAATCATCCAATATCCCTTCACCTGTACTTGAGAAAATGAAGCAGGAGTTTGAATATTGGTACCCATTTGATCTTCGAGTCTCTGGTAAGGACCTTATCCAGAATCATTTGACATTCTGCATTTACAACCATACAGCAATCATGGCCAAGCACCACTGGCCTCGAGGATTCAGGTGCAATGGGCACATTATGCTTAATTCTGAAAAGATGAGCAAGTCTACAGGAAATTTCAGGACACTCCGCCAGGCAATTGAGGAATTTTCTGCTGATGCAACACGGTTCTCTCTGGCCGATGCTGGGGATggtgttgatgatgcaaacTTTGTATTTGAAACTGCGAATGCTGCAATCCTTCGTTTAACTAAAGAACTTTCCTGGATGGAAGAGGTTCTGGCTGCTGAATCATCTCTGAGATTGGGTCCCCCATCGACTTATGCTGATCGAGTGTTCGAAAATGAGATGAATATTGCTGTCAAAATGACTGAGCAAAGTTATCGGGACTACATGTTTAGAGAGGCTCTGAAAGCGGGGTTTTATGATTTGCAAACTGCAAGGGATGAGTACAGGTTCTCATGTGGCATTGGGGGCATGAACCGTGATTTGCTGTGGCGTTTTATGGATGTGCAGACACGGCTTATCACTCCAATCTGTCCGCACTATGCAGAATATGTTTGGAGAGAACTTTTGAGGAAGGACGGATTTGTGGTGAATGCAGGGTGGCCTGTGGCTGGTTCTCCTGATCTCACTCTGAAGGCTGCTAACAAGTACTTGCAGGACTCAATTGTTAATATGAGGAAGTTACTTCAGAAACAACTCTCAGGTTCAAAGAAAGGCAATAAGAAGGGGGCTCCAGTGGCAACATTAACTGAAGACAAGATAACAGGCTTGATATATGTGAATGAGCAATTTGATGGATGGAGGGCAGAATGCTTGACGATACTTCAAAGCAAATTTGATAGCAATAACCGTACTTTTACCCCAGATGCGGAGATAATAGAAGCACTAAAGAATAGTTCTGTTGGTCAGACCACAGATTTTAAACAAACACAAAAACTCTGTATGCCTTTCTTGAGGTTAAAGAAGGACGAGGCTATTGCAATTGGGGCTCAGGCCTTGGATCTGAAGCTACCTTTTGGAGAAATTGAGGTCCTTCAGGAGAACGTGGACTTGATTCAGAGACAACTTGGTCTTTTTGAGGTGGAAATTTTGTCCGCAACCAATTCTGATGCTGTTGCTAGAGCTGGTTCTCAGGTTTCAGTCCTGAAGCAAAATTTTCCCTCTCCTGGGAAGCCATCTGCCATCTACTTGACCAG GTAG
- the LOC8281881 gene encoding uncharacterized protein LOC8281881: MMASSNLNPAFAYTVVYVKDVARSVDFYARAFGYHVRRLDDSHRWGELESGQTTIAFTPIHQHETDDLSGTVRTPHFGRERAPIEVCFAYADVDVAYKRAVENGAAPVSEPEEKQWGQRVGYVRDLDGIVVRMGSYVSKPAKQD; encoded by the exons ATGATGGCATCGTCTAATCTGAACCCAGCATTTGCCTACACGGTTGTGTACGTAAAGGATGTAGCCAGGTCTGTTGATTTCTACGCCAGAGCTTTTGGATACCATGTTCGTCGCCTAGACGATTCTCATAG ATGGGGAGAGCTGGAAAGTGGGCAGACCACCATAGCTTTCACTCCTATCCACCAGCATGAGACTGATGATCTAAGTGGTACAGTGAGGACTCCTCACTTTGGACGCGAGCGAGCCCCGATTGAGGTTTGCTTCGCCTATGCAGATGTAGACGTTGCTTATAAG AGGGCTGTGGAAAATGGGGCGGCGCCGGTGAGCGAGCCGGAGGAAAAACAATGGGGACAGAGAGTTGGATACGTGCGTGATTTAGATGGAATTGTTGTGAGAATGGGAAGCTACGTCTCTAAACCTGCAAAGCAGGActga
- the LOC8281882 gene encoding SEC14-like protein 5 isoform X1, translating into MSMGDPLCNSGSSGNSEVKTLAVRNKVYKRNLGASDPKSFPLNVYKHIASLSHSRNTGAAIGHIAIFLLKVAALETVRRVSRSKCPPLWRGLQAMQFLCYPPFKWIQKWAPLKGLVKGVQMFSRPLLFLSVATVFSEELECDTETSNNVSGSQAHSDSETDSDSNNVHSSPDSRSNDGEVLMPKPDHLELDLGQLLSRGCIPCTIRFVKDLLDLAGQKYWTSDVILQDVPSENWLMQLHKELVNQGITLPERINEDELHRFFTAANGDFSCFLSSIKKTIRWRENYRILSEEELEMWSNMVFWHGYDIENRPCLVVRLGLACLNLPSHERPRFAQAVISQVEHGVLHLVDKDNPQITVLVDCDGISPLRLPMQMLRSCSSLLQNNFPNRLGHLLVIRLPPVVRVIAQTFFQVLKPVTQKKLRIEGNMYRRVICEYLQTIPSYLGGSCTCKICSSISSIHVTRQRHTVNEIRRAESTEYLTDAEDIPSARLTFEDDVSMNENWDQLLRTAVIGVLMVWAFIALIAVLHDPESRPF; encoded by the exons ATGTCAATGGGAGACCCACTTTGCAATTCTGGTTCAAGTGGAAATTCTGAAGTCAAAACTCTTGCTGTTAGAAACAAGGTTTATAAGAGAAACCTAGGTGCTTCTGATCCAAAATCATTTCCACTGAACGTGTATAAGCATATTGCTTCTCTAAGCCATAGCAGAAACACTGGTGCTGCAATTGGTCATATAGCAATCTTTTTACTCAAAGTTGCTGCTTTAGAGACTGTTAGAAGGGTTTCAAGGTCCAAGTGTCCCCCTTTATGGCGCGGTCTTCAGGCTATGCAATTTCTTTGCTATCCACCTTTTAAGTGGATTCAGAAATGGGCTCCCTTGAAGGGTTTGGTTAAAGGCGTGCAG ATGTTCTCGAGGCCTTTATTATTCCTCTCAGTTGCGACAGTCTTCTCTGAAGAATTAGAATGTGATACTGAAACCTCAAACAATGTCAGTGGTTCTCAGGCGCATTCAGATTCAGAAACAGATTCTGACTCAAACAATGTACATTCTTCTCCTGATTCAAG GTCAAATGATGGAGAAGTGTTGATGCCTAAACCAGACCATCTGGAGCTGGATTTGGGTCAGTTATTATCTAGGGGCTGCATACCCTGCACCATAAGATTTGTCAAGGACCTGCTGGACTTGGCAGGACAGAAATATTg GACTAGTGATGTGATTCTTCAAGATGTTCCATCTGAAAATTGGTTGATGCAACTCCATAAAGAGCTAGTGAATCAAGGCATTACATTACCAGAAAG AATTAATGAGGACGAGCTCCATAGATTCTTTACTGCTGCAAATGGGGACTTCTCATGCTTTCTATCATCAATTAAGAAGACAATCCGTTGGAGGGAGAATTACAGAATTCTTTCTGAAGAAGAGCTTGAGATGTGGTCAAATATGGTCTTCTGGCATGGATATGATATAGAGAATAGACCTTGCCTTGTTGTGCGCCTTGGACTAGCTTGCCTGAACTTGCCATCTCATGAGAGACCTCGTTTTGCTCAAGCAGTCA TCTCTCAGGTAGAGCATGGAGTCCTCCATTTGGTTGACAAGGATAATCCTCAGATTACAGTTCTTGTGGATTGTGATGGAATATCACCATTGAGACTCCCCATGCAGATGCTGAGATCTTGTTCTTCACTTCTGCAAAATAATTTTCCCAACAGACTGGGCCATTTGCTTGTTATACGACTTCCTCCAGTGGTTCGAGTTATTGCTCAAACTTTTTTTCAA GTTCTGAAACCCGTAACTCAAAAGAAGTTGAGAATTGAAGGAAACATGTATCGAAGGGTTATCTGCGAATATCTTCAGACAATCCCATCATATCTTGGTGGCAGCTGCACTTGCAAGATATGCTCAAGCATTAGCAGCATTCATGTCACGCGACAGAGACATACTGTAAATGAAATCCGTCGAGCAGAGTCGACAGAATATTTAACTGATGCCGAGGATATACCCTCAGCTCGCCTGACTTTTGAGGATGATGTTTCCATGAATGAGAACTGGGACCAGTTGTTGAGAACTGCTGTAATTGGCGTGCTCATGGTGTGGGCTTTTATAGCACTGATCGCTGTATTACATGATCCTGAGAGCCGTCCTTTCTAG